Proteins encoded within one genomic window of Pirellulales bacterium:
- a CDS encoding PQQ-binding-like beta-propeller repeat protein, with translation MGASTWKFGGYCLAARLVALCLFIGPDASYAENWPQWRGLSNNGLSSAKNLPDTWDQETNLAWRLPLPGAAGATPVIWKDKIFLTSSAEQDLVLICISTQGKELWRRTVASGNRPVHGSDQTGEGNSASPSPTTDGKYVWAMMGTGKLACFDFDGEEIWKLDLQEKYGKFQIQFGMASTPALDGDTLYVQLLHNAGAVVAALDKATGQEKWRIDRKSDAIEECKDSYASPIVYRDAEQAFLITHGADYTIGHDLTDGTELWRLGGLNGAGQQYNPTLRFVASPVAVPGLIVVPSAKNGPVVALRPKKAGDLTNDFLWKMPRNTPDVPSPLIHDGLVYLCREQGTLIVLDAESGEKLYEERIHEFNHRASPVAADGKLYLSGRDGTVNVIKLGRTYQRLATNKFDEPLAASPAIADGVIYFRTFKALYAVRSRE, from the coding sequence ATGGGTGCTTCAACGTGGAAATTTGGGGGATACTGTCTGGCCGCGCGACTGGTGGCGCTTTGTTTATTCATCGGACCCGATGCGAGTTATGCCGAAAACTGGCCCCAGTGGCGCGGTCTGTCCAATAACGGCCTTAGCTCTGCGAAAAATTTGCCTGACACATGGGATCAAGAGACTAATTTGGCGTGGCGGTTGCCGCTGCCGGGGGCCGCGGGGGCGACACCGGTAATCTGGAAGGACAAAATCTTTTTGACGTCCTCGGCTGAGCAGGATTTGGTGCTCATTTGTATTTCCACGCAGGGAAAAGAACTGTGGCGGCGAACCGTGGCCAGTGGAAACCGCCCCGTCCACGGCAGCGATCAAACCGGCGAGGGTAACTCCGCCTCCCCCTCCCCCACGACGGATGGAAAATACGTCTGGGCGATGATGGGGACCGGAAAATTGGCGTGTTTTGACTTTGATGGGGAGGAAATCTGGAAGCTGGATTTGCAGGAAAAGTACGGCAAATTCCAAATTCAGTTTGGCATGGCCAGCACACCGGCGCTAGACGGGGACACGCTGTATGTGCAACTGCTGCACAACGCCGGAGCGGTGGTGGCGGCGCTGGACAAAGCGACCGGCCAGGAAAAATGGCGGATTGACCGTAAGAGCGACGCTATCGAGGAATGCAAGGATTCTTATGCCTCGCCGATTGTCTATCGGGATGCGGAGCAGGCGTTTTTAATCACACATGGCGCGGACTACACGATTGGCCATGATTTGACTGATGGAACGGAATTATGGCGGCTGGGGGGACTCAATGGCGCGGGGCAACAATACAATCCCACGCTACGGTTTGTGGCCTCGCCGGTTGCCGTGCCGGGGTTGATTGTGGTCCCCTCGGCAAAAAATGGCCCGGTGGTTGCCCTGCGGCCCAAGAAAGCGGGTGATTTAACGAATGACTTTTTGTGGAAGATGCCCCGCAACACGCCGGATGTCCCATCCCCGTTAATTCATGACGGCTTGGTCTATCTGTGCCGCGAACAGGGGACGTTGATTGTATTGGACGCCGAATCGGGGGAAAAATTGTATGAAGAGCGAATTCACGAGTTCAACCACCGCGCTTCGCCAGTGGCCGCCGATGGCAAATTGTATTTGAGCGGACGGGATGGGACGGTCAACGTGATCAAACTAGGCCGTACCTACCAACGCCTGGCGACTAACAAATTTGACGAGCCGCTGGCGGCCTCGCCGGCGATTGCGGATGGCGTGATTTATTTTCGCACATTCAAGGCGCTGTACGCGGTACGTTCGCGGGAGTAA
- the rpsU gene encoding 30S ribosomal protein S21, whose amino-acid sequence MVKLNVREKESIQEAVRRFRKLVERSGIKKEMRRREYYEKPSETRRRARLRAERRTRRPMRPLI is encoded by the coding sequence GTGGTTAAGCTGAACGTGCGTGAAAAAGAATCGATCCAAGAAGCCGTCCGTCGTTTTCGTAAACTGGTGGAACGGAGCGGCATTAAAAAAGAAATGCGTCGCCGCGAATACTACGAAAAACCCAGTGAGACCCGCCGTCGTGCCCGTCTGCGTGCCGAACGCCGCACCCGTCGGCCAATGCGTCCACTCATCTAA